Part of the Candidatus Paceibacterota bacterium genome is shown below.
TGAGTGTGACAGGCAATATTTTGGTATACTTCTTTAAATGGCATTATTTTCTTCATTATTTGGTAAATCTGCCCCAGCGTCTGTGTTGGGTATAGATATTGGATCTTCTTCTATTAAGGTTGTTCAACTTCGTCGGGAGGGAGGAAAGGCGGTACTTGAAACATATGGAGAACTTTCACTTGGTCCGTACGCACAGACAGAAATTGGTCGCGCGACAAACTTGCCACCAGAAAAACTTGGGGCTGCACTCAAAGACCTTCTTAGGGAATGTAAGGCAACAGCAAGTTCATGTGGTCTTGCAATACCGTTTGCATCGAGTTTGATCTCTGTCATTGAAATTCCTGAGGTCTCACAAAAAGAACTTCAATCAATTGTGCCAATTGAGGCACGTAAATATATCCCTGTACCAATTTCCGAGGTTAGTTTGGATTGGTCAGTCATACCTCGTGTAAAGGGAGAGCCTGATTTTAATGGAGGAGACATGAAGGTAAACCCAATAAAAAATAAAATTGACGTCCTAACTGTAGCAATTCATAACGATACAATTTCAAAATATAAAGACATTATGCGAGCGGCAGGACTCGATTGTTCTTTCTTTGAGATTGAAATATTCAGCACAATTCGCGCACTTCTTGAAAACGATCCCGCTCCAGTAATGATTTTGGATATGGGTGCAGCTACAACAAAGCTATATATTATTGAGCGAGGGGTAATTAGGAACTCACATACTATTAATAGAGGGTCACAAGACCTCACGATTGGTTTGTCATCCGCATTAGGTATTACAGTTGAAGAAGCAGAGCTGTTAAAGCGCGGAGCAGTTAGTCCTAGGGAAGGTCAAGATGAGGTGATGAAAAGCATTTTCTCAACTATGCTCGACTATATATTCTCAGAAGCAGAGCGTGTCATCCTTACATATCAAAAGAAACACAATAAAGACTTGTCTCAGGTGTATCTAGTTGGAGGTGGTGTAAAACTCAAAGGATTTATCGATGATGTTCGTAGTGGTCTTGAGGTGAACTGTATCCCTGGTAACCCATTTGCAAAGATTCAAACACCAGCGTTTCTTGATCAGATGTTGAACATCACCGGCCCAGAATTTTCTGTCGCTGTTGGTATTGCACTGCGTCGTCTTCAAGAAGTTGGATAAGATTTCCACAAGCGCAGTTAAATTGTTCTTGCTAGTTTGATTGTCTGATATACTTTTAGGAGCAATGGATCCTAAGCAGACATCATTTATTCCTCGCAAGTCAGCCACAGACACGAGATTTGAAAAAAAAGCGACGGCTGGAATCTTTAATCTTATTTGTGCAGCGCTCTTTATTGTTGCTGTCATGGCATCAGCCGGAGTATTCATGTATAACCGCATGCTTAATTCAGCGATTGTAAACAAGCAGGCTGAATTAGCTGACTATCAAGAACAAATTCGCAGTGAAGTTGTTCAAAATATTAAAAAGACAGCAGCACGAATGGATGCTGCAGAAAACAGGCTTGGTGCACACTTGGCACTCTCGTCATTTATGGAAGATTTGGGCGATGTGACACTTAGAAATATTCGCTGGAAGAATTTCAGATTCCAAGAAGAGGGTGGACGGCTTCAAGTTGTCATGGATGGAGAAGCTCGATCATTTGCCTCGGTTGCACTACAGGCTGACAAGATTTCAGAGACTGATATTTTCACATCCCCACTCATTTCTAACCTAAGTCTTTCTGAAAATGGTGGTGCACTCTTTGCGTTTAGAACATTTATTACGCCAGAGGCAGCAAATTATAGGATTTCTGTTATTGAAGATGCAGTAGAAATCCCAGTTGTAGAACCTGCTCCCGTTGAGACACAAGCTGCAGCAACTTCATCAGGCACATCTACGGCTCCACGAGGAGGGCAACCATTAAATACTCGACCATAATGAAAGCGCTCACACCAATTCTTTTGTTCCTCGCTGCTATTGCTGCTTTTTTCTATTACATCAAACCTGGATATGCAACGATCCAACAGCTACAGGTGCAGAATAAGCAGTACGATGTCGCACTGGAGAAAGCTGAAGAGTTTGCGATAAAACGCGATGAATTGAATGATCAACTGAATCAATTTAAGAAGGAGGACTTGCAGCGTCTAGAACGGATGATTCCTGATAACATCGATTCAACACGACTTATTATTGAAATAGACCAAATCGCAAAGAAATATGCTTCAGGTATAACAGGAATACGAGTAGATGACGGACAATCAAGTGGAGGAGCTACACCGTCTTCACTTCCATATAACGTTGTCACAATTGGTTTTGGTATCAAAGCAACGTATGAAGACTTCAATGACTTCCTAAAAGATATTGAAGTAAATCTTCGTTTGTCGGACGCTGCAGTCGTTTCGTTTACACCAGGTGCTGATGGAAGTGCGGTCCATACATTTAGCATGACCATTAAAACTTATTGGTTAAAACCAGTACAATAATATGTTTAGAAACCTAGTCATTATCGTTGGTGTCATTGTTCTATTTGCAGGCGGTTTCTTTGCATACACTGAGTTTTTTGTTGCTGAGCCAGCCGTACTTTCTGTCGAAGAGTTGGGGGATGATTTCGTAGGAAAAGACGTAATCATCGAACTTGAGAAAATTAGGAACGTTAATTTCTCAAACACACTTTTTTCTGATCCTGCCTACCAAAGCTTGGTCGATGGCACGATCCATATTGTAGATGAGCCAAAGGGTAGGCCAAACCCATTCGCACCAATCGGTGCCGGTGTGCAAAGTGTCGTTATCCGCGCTTCAAGCACGAGAACTACACCTGCGCGTTAATATATACACGCCATGGATGATACTTTAGTACAAGGATCTGAAAACGATCTTCAAAAAGACCGCTCGGTCAGAACTATCCGTATAAATAGTGAAGATTCAGGACCGTTACCATCAAGTGGTATTGGCGTAGTCAGTGTTACCGAAAAACTTAGGAAAAGTATGGCGGGTGGAAAACCTGGTGAAAGCTTGGAGGACAAGTCTAAGCGATTGAACATCCCAACACGACATGTAGTTATTGATGAGGTCCCGTATGACATTCTTGACTATGTCCCTGAAGATTCTGCTATGCACTACCAAGTGGTGCCACTTTCACAAAAGGAAGGTGTTATCGAAGTTGGAATGGTTGACCCGGATGATATCGAAGCGCGTAATGCACTTACGTTTATTTTCTCGCGCGTCAGTCTTCCATTTACCGTTACACTCATTTCCCATGACGATTTTCAAAAGGTAGTTGGGTTATATAAAGGTCTCTCTGGAGAAGTTACCAAGGCGCTCTCGGACCTTGATACTGAACTTCGAAACGAAGCAGACATCGCAGTGATGCAACAAAAAAGTGCATCCGAAGAAGAAGGCTCGGGTGGTCAGATGAAGGAAGATGCACCGATTACAAAAATCGTGGCAACAATCTTGCGATATGCAACAGAAGGACTTGCATCCGACGTTCACATTGAAGGAATGAGAGATGTGATCCGAGTCCGATTCCGTGTTGATGGTATCTTGAACACGAGTCTATCTCTCCCAATTAACGTGCAGTCTGCGGTAGTTGCCCGTATCAAAATCCTTTGCAATATGAAGCTCGATGAACGACGCCGACCACAAGACGGACGTTTCTCAGCCCGAATTGAAGGAAAGAAAGTGGACTTTCGTGTATCAACATTCCCAACATATTTCGGTGAGAAGGTGGTTATGCGTATTCTTGACCACGAACGTGGTATGAAGCGCCTTGATGATTTGCATATTACTGACCGAAACTTGAAGATCATTAAAGATGCTATTAAGAAGCCATACGGACTTATCTTGATCTCTGGACCTACAGGATCTGGTAAAACAACAACACTGTACTCGATGCTCCAGGAAGTTGACCGTGAGACAAAAAACGTACTTTCTCTTGAAGACCCGATTGAATATAACATTGAAGGTGTGAGTCAGTCACAGGTGTTTCCTGAAATTGGATATACGTTTGCAACTGGACTACGTACAACACTTCGTCAAGACCCAGACGTAATCCTTGTGGGAGAGATCCGAGATAAAGAAACTGCGCAGCTTGCCATCCAAGCGGCGCTCACTGGTCACTTGGTGCTTTCAACGATCCACACCAACAATGCTGCAGGTGTTATTCCACGTCTTATTGATATGGGAGTTGACCCATTTTTGATCGCACCAACACTTCAGTTGGCCATCGCGCAGCGACTCGGTGCTGTGATTTGCAAAGACGGTGCAGAAGAAGTGAAGGTGGAAGGTACGGTTACAGATCGTATCAATAAGCATTTTGAAGAACTTAATGAAACACAACGTGCGGCTATCAAGCTACCTGAATTTGTATACGAAAAGGGTCACTCAAGCGAGTGTCCAACAGGTACAAAGGGTCGAATGGCTGCGATGGAAGTTATTGAAATGGATCGTGAGCTTGAGCGGGTTATTTTGTCAGGAAACCCAACTGAAGAAAGTATTATGAACATTGCACGCAAGCAAGGAATGTTGAGTATGCGGGAAGATGCAATGCTTAAGGCGCTTGAAGGATTCTTTGCACTTTCGGAAGTGGATGCAATATAGATGTGAATGTAACGTCGATGGTATACTAAATACATACTTGTTATGGATCAACAAAAACAAAAAATTCTCATCATAGACGACGACAGGTTCTTATTGAACATGTATGCACGAAAGCTTGACCACAGTGGTTATCTTGTTGAGTCAGCTCAAGGTGGAGTAGAGGCGCTAGAAAAACTTAAGTCAGGATATGTTCCAGATGTGATCTTAGTTGACATTATCATGCCAGGAATGGATGGTATTACACTTGTGAAAGAAATTCGTAAGCAACAACTTGCCCCTCGTGCAAAGGTGATCATGCTTACGAACCAGTCAGACGCAACTGATATGAAGGCAGCAACAGAGAATAATATTGATGGATATATTATCAAAGCAGTCACGATTCCATCAGAAGTGGTTACAAAAATGAGGGAAGTCCTTGCGGGAAAGAAAATATTCTCTGATCCGTTTTAGTATAAAGATATTTAGTACATTGTCATGAACACAATCCAAGAACCACAAACACAAGCAACAGGAGAAGCCAAAAAAGTTTTTGAAACATTGGTCCAGCTTGTTATTAAAGAAGCTGCGTCAGATCTACACCTTGCAGAAGGAAGACAGCCAATGATGCGTGTCTCTGGTTTCTTGGTACCTATCCTTCAGGCTCCTGTTATTACTCGTGATCATATGCTTGCGATCACAGACATAATCATGACACCTGAATATAAACAGGAATTCATGAAGGAGAAAGAAATTGACTTCTCATACTCATATGGAGACATGGGTCGTTTCCGCGGAAATGGATTCGTTGCACAAGGGAGAATTAGTATCGCACTTCGACTTATCCCAGGAAGAATCAAGACGCTCGATGAATTGCGCCTACCATCACTTTTGGAGAGTTTTACCAAGCGTGAACAAGGGTTCTTCCTCTGTGTAGGTCCTGTAGGACAAGGAAAATCAACAACACTTGCTGCGTTGATTGAGATCATCAACCAAGATCGAATGGAGCATATTATCACCATCGAAGATCCAATCGAGTATATCTTCTCTCCAAAGAAGTCAGTTATTGACCAACGTGAAGTTGGAATTGATACAAAAGATTTCGGAGGAGCACTTAAGCACGCACTCCGCCAAGACGTGAACGTGCTCTTGGTCGGAGAAATGCGAGACCTTGAGACTATTTCTATGGCGGTAACTGCTGCTGAGACTGGTCACTTGGTATTTTCAACACTCCACACAAATACCGCCGCCCAGACAATTGACCGTATCATCGACGTGTTTCCAGCAGAGCAACAGGGGCAGATCCGCTTGCAGCTTGCAGCAAGTATGACTGGTATTTTTTCACAACGTCTCATTCCACGAATCAGTGGAGGACTAGTACCTGCATATGAACTTTTGATTAACAACAGTGCTGTTTCTAACTTGATTCGTGAAAAGCGAACACATGAATTAAATACAGTCATTGAAACAAGTGCACAGCAGGGAATGATTGACCTCAACCGGTCCTTGGTTGAACTTGTTCGACAGGGTGAAATTAGTATTGAGAATGCGTATGCACACTCAGCTAACCCAAAGGTACTTGATAAGATGTTGTAATATTTTTTAAGTATGATATTTACCTACAAAGCATTAGATAAAGATGGACGTGCCGCAGAGGGTACGATTGATGCTGCGAATGTAGATATTGCAATTACTTCTCTCCAGCGAAAGAATTTAATTATTACTGATATCCGTTCAGCTGAAGAAGCGTCTCAAGGATTACTGCGAAAAAATATTTCTTTTTTTTCTCGAATTAGTACAAAAGAGGTTGTGATCTTGTCACGACAAATGTCTATCTTGTTCGAATCCCAGGTGTCTGCGCTTCGTGTGTTTAGGCTCCTCGGTGCTGAAAATGAAAACCAGCAGCTCCGTGTAATTTTGACTCAGGTTGCTGATGATATCCAAGGGGGTAGTCCAATTTCTGCTGCACTTGCAAAACACCCAAAGGTATTTAGTGCGTTTTATGTAAACATGATTAAGGCTGGTGAAGAGTCAGGAAAGCTCTCTGAAACCCTGGTGTATCTTGCTGATTACTTAGAGCGGTCTTATGAAGTTACCTCTAAGACAACAAATGCCCTCATTTATCCTGCATTCATTGTCGCAACATTCATCGCTGTAATGATTTTGATGTTTACGATGGTTATTCCAAAAATTAGTCTTATTATTGAGGAATCAGGACAGGAAATCCCAATCTATACCAAGATCATCATGGGTATTAGTAACTTTATGGTCGCATACTGGCCCTTCTTGGGTATCGGTGCAATTATTGCTGGATTCTTTGCTGTTCGTTTTCTTAGGACCGATCAAGGAAGAGCTGAACTTGATGAGTTTAAATTAAAAGTTCCGTATGTGGGAGATCTTTATAAAAAACTGTTTCTCTCGCGTATTGCTGACAACATGAACGTTATGATTCTCTCGGGAATCCCCATGATACGTACACTTGAAATTACTTCAGATATTGTTGGAAATAAGGTGTACAAAGGAATTCTTGAAGATGCCATTATTAGTGTAAGAGCTGGTAGTGCTGTTTCTGATGTGTTTGCACGGTACCCTGAGATGCCAGGTATTCTGATTCAAATGATGAAAGTTGGAGAGGAGACTGGACAGCTTGGTGTGATCCTAAAGACTCTCGCTCGGTTCTATCAGCGAGAAGTGGTTGGAGCAATCGATACACTTATTGGACTTATTGAGCCAGTAATGATCGTGGTTTTGGGTGTTGGTGTCGCGATTCTCCTTGCCTCAGTGCTCGTGCCAATCTACAACATTGCAGGTACTATCTAGTCCGCGTGATCCCCAGGAGTCTCTATACTTATCCACATGGTATAAAGACGGCCAACCAATGGCTCTATATAATAAAGATACAACGTTTTCATACCGAAAACGGGCGTTATAAATAAATTAAAAAGTTTTAATGAAATCATTCAAGAAAGGCTTTACCCTCATTGAACTCCTCGTGGTCATTGCGATCATCGGAATTCTCTCAGCAGTAGTGCTTGCGAGCCTTAATACGGCCCGTGCACGTGCTAACGCAACAAAGGTTAAGGCACAATTAAATAACCTACGAAGTGCTGCAGAAGTGTATTATGATTCAAACGGTGGTTATGGAGCAACAGTTGCAGTATGTACAGGAGGAATGTTTGCGGACGCTGCTGTGAACCCTCTAATTCTCGGAACATCACTTCCAACAGGAACAACAGTTTCTTGTTACGCTAGCTCAACTGCATATGGTGTAAAGGCTGAATTACCAGCAGGACAAGGTTGGTATTGTGTTGACTCAACTGGTACAGCATCATCTTCACCTAACGCTGCTGATCCGTACGCAATGAGTGCCACAGACTACAAGTGCTAATAGTTTAGTTTTTAACTAAAAAAACCCGCATGTGCGGGTTTTTTGTTTGGATGATCTAGGGATATAATCAAATACATGGAAGTTTCGAAAAAAACATCAGCTAAGGCGTTTACTCTTATTGAGGTAATGATTGCAGTGGCAATCATTGGTATTTTAACAACAATACTTCTTTTCTCTTCGAGTAGTTCACGTGCCAAGGCGAGAGATGCACGGAGAATATCTGATGCAACCCAGATTCGTATTGCACTTGAAGGATATTTTGAGCAGTCAACAATGGGA
Proteins encoded:
- a CDS encoding response regulator, with the protein product MDQQKQKILIIDDDRFLLNMYARKLDHSGYLVESAQGGVEALEKLKSGYVPDVILVDIIMPGMDGITLVKEIRKQQLAPRAKVIMLTNQSDATDMKAATENNIDGYIIKAVTIPSEVVTKMREVLAGKKIFSDPF
- a CDS encoding GspE/PulE family protein produces the protein MDDTLVQGSENDLQKDRSVRTIRINSEDSGPLPSSGIGVVSVTEKLRKSMAGGKPGESLEDKSKRLNIPTRHVVIDEVPYDILDYVPEDSAMHYQVVPLSQKEGVIEVGMVDPDDIEARNALTFIFSRVSLPFTVTLISHDDFQKVVGLYKGLSGEVTKALSDLDTELRNEADIAVMQQKSASEEEGSGGQMKEDAPITKIVATILRYATEGLASDVHIEGMRDVIRVRFRVDGILNTSLSLPINVQSAVVARIKILCNMKLDERRRPQDGRFSARIEGKKVDFRVSTFPTYFGEKVVMRILDHERGMKRLDDLHITDRNLKIIKDAIKKPYGLILISGPTGSGKTTTLYSMLQEVDRETKNVLSLEDPIEYNIEGVSQSQVFPEIGYTFATGLRTTLRQDPDVILVGEIRDKETAQLAIQAALTGHLVLSTIHTNNAAGVIPRLIDMGVDPFLIAPTLQLAIAQRLGAVICKDGAEEVKVEGTVTDRINKHFEELNETQRAAIKLPEFVYEKGHSSECPTGTKGRMAAMEVIEMDRELERVILSGNPTEESIMNIARKQGMLSMREDAMLKALEGFFALSEVDAI
- a CDS encoding type II secretion system F family protein, with the translated sequence MIFTYKALDKDGRAAEGTIDAANVDIAITSLQRKNLIITDIRSAEEASQGLLRKNISFFSRISTKEVVILSRQMSILFESQVSALRVFRLLGAENENQQLRVILTQVADDIQGGSPISAALAKHPKVFSAFYVNMIKAGEESGKLSETLVYLADYLERSYEVTSKTTNALIYPAFIVATFIAVMILMFTMVIPKISLIIEESGQEIPIYTKIIMGISNFMVAYWPFLGIGAIIAGFFAVRFLRTDQGRAELDEFKLKVPYVGDLYKKLFLSRIADNMNVMILSGIPMIRTLEITSDIVGNKVYKGILEDAIISVRAGSAVSDVFARYPEMPGILIQMMKVGEETGQLGVILKTLARFYQREVVGAIDTLIGLIEPVMIVVLGVGVAILLASVLVPIYNIAGTI
- a CDS encoding PilT/PilU family type 4a pilus ATPase yields the protein MNTIQEPQTQATGEAKKVFETLVQLVIKEAASDLHLAEGRQPMMRVSGFLVPILQAPVITRDHMLAITDIIMTPEYKQEFMKEKEIDFSYSYGDMGRFRGNGFVAQGRISIALRLIPGRIKTLDELRLPSLLESFTKREQGFFLCVGPVGQGKSTTLAALIEIINQDRMEHIITIEDPIEYIFSPKKSVIDQREVGIDTKDFGGALKHALRQDVNVLLVGEMRDLETISMAVTAAETGHLVFSTLHTNTAAQTIDRIIDVFPAEQQGQIRLQLAASMTGIFSQRLIPRISGGLVPAYELLINNSAVSNLIREKRTHELNTVIETSAQQGMIDLNRSLVELVRQGEISIENAYAHSANPKVLDKML
- the pilM gene encoding type IV pilus assembly protein PilM, yielding MALFSSLFGKSAPASVLGIDIGSSSIKVVQLRREGGKAVLETYGELSLGPYAQTEIGRATNLPPEKLGAALKDLLRECKATASSCGLAIPFASSLISVIEIPEVSQKELQSIVPIEARKYIPVPISEVSLDWSVIPRVKGEPDFNGGDMKVNPIKNKIDVLTVAIHNDTISKYKDIMRAAGLDCSFFEIEIFSTIRALLENDPAPVMILDMGAATTKLYIIERGVIRNSHTINRGSQDLTIGLSSALGITVEEAELLKRGAVSPREGQDEVMKSIFSTMLDYIFSEAERVILTYQKKHNKDLSQVYLVGGGVKLKGFIDDVRSGLEVNCIPGNPFAKIQTPAFLDQMLNITGPEFSVAVGIALRRLQEVG
- the pilO gene encoding type 4a pilus biogenesis protein PilO, translated to MKALTPILLFLAAIAAFFYYIKPGYATIQQLQVQNKQYDVALEKAEEFAIKRDELNDQLNQFKKEDLQRLERMIPDNIDSTRLIIEIDQIAKKYASGITGIRVDDGQSSGGATPSSLPYNVVTIGFGIKATYEDFNDFLKDIEVNLRLSDAAVVSFTPGADGSAVHTFSMTIKTYWLKPVQ
- a CDS encoding type II secretion system protein; translated protein: MKSFKKGFTLIELLVVIAIIGILSAVVLASLNTARARANATKVKAQLNNLRSAAEVYYDSNGGYGATVAVCTGGMFADAAVNPLILGTSLPTGTTVSCYASSTAYGVKAELPAGQGWYCVDSTGTASSSPNAADPYAMSATDYKC